A genomic stretch from Candidatus Zymogenaceae bacterium includes:
- the trxB gene encoding thioredoxin-disulfide reductase produces the protein MTTSQYDILIIGAGPAGLTAGLYASRGGMKTILLEKMAPGGQAATTDVIENYPGYPEGVSGPALMESMENQARRFGAEIVTITEVTRIIPENDFFTVETSGDAYTAKSVIVASGAEPKRLGIPGEGKFTGRGVSYCAVCDGAFFRDTDIAVVGGGNAAVEEALYLTRYGKKIYLIHRRDRLRADRVLAERAFRDEKIEIVWDTVVDEIKGEGGVSELAIRNVKNNAVSALMVEGVFIYVGFQSNTSYLGDLVDYDDNGFIITTPDMATSNPGIFACGDVRSKKLRQVVTAAGDGSIAAFSAEKHIEKLENREYGEFSAP, from the coding sequence ATGACGACATCTCAATACGATATCCTGATAATCGGGGCGGGCCCGGCGGGTTTGACCGCGGGGTTGTACGCATCCCGGGGAGGCATGAAAACCATCCTGCTCGAGAAGATGGCCCCCGGGGGCCAGGCCGCCACGACCGACGTTATCGAAAACTATCCCGGCTACCCGGAGGGAGTATCCGGTCCCGCCCTCATGGAGTCCATGGAAAACCAGGCCCGCAGATTCGGTGCGGAAATCGTCACGATTACCGAGGTAACCCGAATAATACCGGAAAACGACTTTTTTACCGTTGAAACGTCGGGAGACGCCTATACCGCAAAGAGCGTTATCGTTGCCTCCGGCGCCGAGCCGAAACGTCTGGGTATTCCGGGGGAGGGGAAATTCACCGGCAGGGGGGTGAGTTATTGTGCGGTGTGCGATGGGGCGTTTTTCAGGGATACGGACATCGCCGTTGTAGGCGGAGGAAACGCGGCGGTGGAGGAGGCCTTATACCTGACGCGATATGGAAAAAAGATATACCTGATTCACCGCCGGGACCGCCTCAGGGCCGACCGGGTGCTTGCCGAACGGGCCTTTCGCGATGAGAAAATCGAGATCGTGTGGGATACGGTGGTGGATGAAATCAAGGGCGAGGGCGGGGTGTCGGAGCTTGCCATCCGGAATGTCAAAAATAATGCCGTAAGCGCGTTAATGGTGGAGGGCGTGTTTATCTATGTCGGCTTTCAATCGAATACGTCATATCTTGGCGATCTGGTCGATTATGACGATAACGGATTTATTATCACCACACCGGACATGGCCACATCAAACCCTGGGATCTTCGCGTGCGGCGATGTACGGTCAAAGAAGCTTCGCCAGGTTGTCACCGCTGCGGGGGACGGGTCGATCGCCGCTTTTTCTGCGGAAAAACATATTGAAAAGCTTGAAAATCGTGAATATGGAGAATTCAGCGCCCCCTGA
- a CDS encoding OmpH family outer membrane protein, producing MKRLALFVAICVIVAMSIPAFAADVKVGVIDLIKVIDLSEPGKKAKTELESKLTTAETAVKKKQEEILKMKEDIEKQAPMLSATALAEKKRQYEDELLELQRMAEDYDYQLQNQYYELTAIIFTQLSEVIEDLGKSGGYTLILEKNGASVIYFPESVDITDEVIKELNNK from the coding sequence ATGAAACGATTAGCTCTGTTTGTTGCGATATGTGTTATTGTCGCCATGAGCATACCCGCTTTTGCCGCAGACGTGAAAGTGGGAGTAATCGATCTTATCAAGGTGATCGATCTGTCCGAACCGGGGAAAAAGGCGAAAACCGAGCTGGAGTCGAAGCTTACCACCGCCGAAACGGCCGTAAAGAAAAAACAGGAAGAAATCCTCAAGATGAAGGAGGATATCGAGAAACAGGCTCCCATGCTTTCCGCAACCGCCTTGGCCGAAAAAAAGCGTCAGTATGAGGATGAGCTTCTCGAACTGCAGCGGATGGCGGAGGATTATGACTACCAGCTTCAGAATCAGTATTATGAATTGACCGCCATCATTTTCACACAGTTAAGCGAAGTTATCGAAGATCTCGGCAAAAGCGGCGGATATACCTTGATTCTTGAAAAAAACGGTGCCAGTGTTATCTACTTTCCAGAGAGTGTAGATATCACCGATGAGGTTATCAAGGAGCTCAACAATAAGTAG
- a CDS encoding zinc ribbon domain-containing protein: MPLYEYKCRKCGHVFDVIHKISEDARDVPCPVCGTKDPVKQMSAVSSVTGTGTSGTVSGGSCGPGGGGFT, translated from the coding sequence ATGCCTCTCTACGAATATAAATGTAGGAAGTGCGGTCACGTCTTTGATGTGATTCACAAGATATCCGAAGACGCCCGGGATGTTCCATGTCCCGTATGCGGCACGAAGGACCCGGTCAAGCAGATGAGCGCCGTATCGTCGGTAACCGGCACAGGCACATCCGGTACCGTATCCGGCGGATCGTGCGGACCCGGCGGTGGAGGATTCACCTGA
- a CDS encoding OmpH family outer membrane protein, with protein sequence MKKAACVLAIICAVMIISAGAFAAETKFAVVNLQKVLELSDAGIKAQKEMDTRINAAGADVEKDGEALIRMREELENEAALLSAEAYADKVRTYENEYLEFQRKYEDYEYELYMMESELIDVVMNDVVELITEMSQKEGYTMVLESRVSGVLYADESIDITDEVIKALNNQ encoded by the coding sequence ATGAAAAAAGCGGCATGCGTTTTGGCAATTATATGCGCCGTCATGATTATCTCTGCCGGTGCATTCGCCGCAGAGACGAAATTTGCGGTCGTCAATCTCCAGAAGGTGCTCGAATTGTCGGATGCCGGCATAAAGGCGCAAAAGGAGATGGACACAAGAATAAACGCGGCGGGGGCAGACGTCGAGAAGGATGGAGAGGCCCTGATAAGAATGAGAGAAGAGCTGGAGAATGAGGCCGCTCTACTCTCCGCAGAGGCCTATGCGGATAAAGTACGCACCTACGAGAATGAATACCTCGAATTTCAGCGTAAGTATGAAGATTACGAGTACGAACTCTACATGATGGAATCGGAATTGATCGATGTGGTCATGAATGACGTTGTAGAACTCATAACTGAAATGAGCCAGAAAGAGGGATATACGATGGTCCTTGAAAGCAGGGTTTCCGGTGTGTTGTATGCCGATGAGAGCATAGATATCACCGACGAAGTAATCAAGGCCCTCAACAACCAGTAA
- a CDS encoding zf-HC2 domain-containing protein — translation MGNSNRKKGEGNPTECDRFCELLSCYLDNELSSDKCRELERHMKECDICRGFFESFELTIELSHKIGGCEEYKMPEEVGRRLREILRTRCKEC, via the coding sequence ATGGGGAATTCAAATCGAAAAAAGGGTGAGGGAAACCCGACGGAATGCGATAGGTTCTGTGAACTGCTGTCATGTTATCTTGACAATGAGTTGTCATCGGACAAATGCAGAGAGCTTGAACGGCACATGAAGGAGTGTGACATCTGTCGGGGTTTTTTCGAGTCTTTCGAGTTGACTATAGAGCTGTCTCACAAGATCGGCGGGTGTGAGGAATACAAGATGCCCGAAGAGGTGGGACGGCGGCTTCGTGAAATTCTGCGCACAAGATGCAAGGAATGCTGA
- a CDS encoding sigma-70 family RNA polymerase sigma factor encodes MNETNKNDFNALTDDELVKRAQENDYESFEELVRRYEKKIYGHAVRMLGNPEDAEDVLQETFLNAFRALESFRGESSFSTWIYRIATNNALMKIRKSGRGYTEFEDEIPPPEMMRDRPYSWFERNPREAFLEKELVDILNKAVNELPEKYRAIFLLRDVEGFSTQRASEVLGISESAAKSRLHRARMYLREYLEKTLDGEFKSKKG; translated from the coding sequence ATGAATGAAACAAATAAAAACGACTTTAATGCGCTCACCGATGATGAGCTTGTAAAACGGGCCCAGGAGAACGATTACGAATCCTTCGAGGAGCTGGTCAGGCGGTATGAAAAGAAAATCTACGGTCATGCCGTTCGCATGCTGGGAAACCCGGAAGACGCCGAGGATGTTCTTCAGGAGACGTTTCTCAACGCGTTTCGGGCCCTCGAGTCGTTCCGGGGAGAGTCAAGTTTTTCCACCTGGATCTATCGTATCGCCACAAATAACGCCCTGATGAAAATAAGAAAGTCGGGGCGGGGATATACGGAATTTGAGGATGAGATTCCTCCGCCGGAAATGATGCGGGATCGGCCGTACAGTTGGTTTGAGCGGAATCCCCGGGAGGCCTTTCTTGAAAAGGAGCTGGTTGACATACTGAATAAGGCGGTCAACGAGCTGCCGGAAAAATATCGGGCCATTTTTCTGTTGCGAGACGTGGAGGGATTTTCAACCCAGCGGGCGTCCGAGGTTCTGGGGATATCGGAATCGGCGGCGAAATCCCGACTTCACCGAGCTCGAATGTATCTACGGGAATATCTGGAAAAGACATTGGATGGGGAATTCAAATCGAAAAAAGGGTGA
- a CDS encoding OFA family MFS transporter: protein MSEGKTMNRWWVVFGAILIQLVLGAIYAWSVFTPYLTGKESDGFTEFGFTATQSQFVFAVGLLSFAIMMILAGRWQDKAGPQKVAITGGIILGIGYVLASFFGGTFLGQLICIGIIGGAGIGLAYVCPIAAGVKWFPDKKGMITGLAVAGFGFGALIWIKLAGSWFHLIATMGVLKVFLLYGIIFAAAVLIGSIFVKNPPEGYKPAGWEPPAPASAGGAGSDDFSSGEMLKTYQFYFLWIMFVFSALAGLMVIGNIKLFGIDALETYATADVAARASAIAGTAMAIFYSLLNGIGRITWGSVSDKLTRPKSIFAMTLFQAVMMAILFWLGRSEWGFYIAAALIGFNFGGNFALFPTATADFFGAKNLGANYGLVFTAYGIAGIIGPTLGGKVFDATGSYLGAFIPAAVLCLIASVLALIIKKPVKA, encoded by the coding sequence ATGTCTGAAGGAAAAACCATGAACAGATGGTGGGTGGTTTTCGGAGCCATCCTCATCCAGCTCGTACTGGGTGCGATCTATGCCTGGTCCGTGTTCACACCGTATCTGACCGGGAAGGAATCCGACGGATTTACCGAATTCGGTTTCACCGCAACGCAATCCCAGTTCGTGTTCGCCGTGGGGCTCTTGTCGTTCGCCATCATGATGATCCTTGCGGGTCGCTGGCAGGATAAGGCCGGCCCGCAGAAAGTCGCCATTACCGGCGGTATCATTCTCGGTATTGGATATGTGCTGGCAAGCTTCTTTGGCGGGACCTTTCTCGGGCAGCTCATCTGCATCGGCATCATCGGCGGCGCAGGCATCGGTTTGGCCTACGTCTGTCCCATCGCCGCCGGGGTCAAATGGTTCCCGGATAAAAAAGGTATGATTACGGGACTGGCCGTGGCCGGTTTCGGTTTCGGCGCCCTGATCTGGATCAAGCTGGCCGGAAGCTGGTTTCATCTGATCGCCACTATGGGCGTTCTCAAGGTTTTCCTGCTGTACGGCATTATCTTCGCCGCGGCGGTGCTGATTGGATCCATCTTCGTCAAAAATCCCCCTGAAGGTTATAAACCCGCCGGTTGGGAGCCCCCGGCTCCGGCATCCGCCGGAGGAGCTGGCTCCGACGATTTTTCTTCCGGAGAAATGCTGAAGACCTACCAGTTTTACTTCCTGTGGATCATGTTCGTCTTCTCCGCTCTGGCCGGTCTGATGGTCATCGGTAACATCAAGCTTTTCGGCATCGACGCGCTGGAAACCTATGCGACCGCAGACGTGGCCGCCCGGGCTTCGGCCATCGCGGGAACCGCCATGGCGATCTTCTACTCCCTGCTTAACGGTATCGGCCGCATTACCTGGGGTTCGGTATCAGACAAGCTGACCCGCCCCAAATCGATCTTCGCCATGACGTTATTCCAGGCGGTTATGATGGCCATCCTTTTCTGGCTCGGCCGCAGCGAATGGGGTTTTTATATCGCCGCAGCCCTGATCGGGTTTAATTTCGGCGGCAACTTCGCTCTGTTCCCCACCGCCACCGCGGACTTCTTCGGCGCCAAGAACCTGGGCGCCAACTACGGCCTGGTCTTCACCGCCTACGGCATCGCCGGAATCATCGGCCC
- a CDS encoding prepilin-type N-terminal cleavage/methylation domain-containing protein — protein MVGRSHTNRLGFTLIELMITVAIIAILAAIAIPSFMLLQAKSKQSEARILMSGVFNAEIAYYAENSEFTGDFSVLNFQPASDPKYYKNWYLNINGEPDHFTATCSANIDRDTDWDVWIITERNREPWNQFNDLRNTINPYPY, from the coding sequence ATGGTTGGCAGATCTCACACAAATCGCCTCGGTTTTACACTGATAGAGCTGATGATTACCGTCGCTATCATCGCCATTCTCGCGGCGATTGCTATTCCGAGTTTCATGTTACTTCAGGCAAAATCCAAGCAATCAGAGGCGCGAATACTCATGAGCGGTGTTTTCAATGCTGAAATCGCCTATTATGCGGAAAACAGCGAATTTACCGGCGATTTTTCGGTGCTTAATTTTCAGCCGGCATCCGATCCCAAGTACTATAAAAATTGGTATCTCAATATCAACGGAGAGCCCGATCATTTCACCGCCACGTGCTCGGCAAATATCGATAGGGACACCGATTGGGATGTCTGGATAATTACGGAGCGCAATAGAGAACCGTGGAACCAGTTTAATGATTTACGTAACACGATAAATCCATATCCGTATTGA
- the ybgF gene encoding tol-pal system protein YbgF, protein MTKHGISIGLKRAVTALLLVFAAIGLASCVTLSGQSDLEREVSYLRRDVDDLMSARYDEKAASGANYDILSEEVRELRGSYELLQHESDSQADELSILSDVVNRTIVDLENRLYAIETRLAAIEAELGITPSSAPVTTPPTTPDTAPAPPSPATTPPADTTPTPSPIGKEGDKIYYAAYERYQDGDYTDAINDFSTFIATYPESSLADNAQFWIGECYYSQGEYEMAILEYDKVINSYPGADKVPSAYLKIGYAFAELGDEGSARAFLMELIDKYPDEPQSDLAKKKLESL, encoded by the coding sequence ATGACAAAACATGGAATTTCTATAGGTCTGAAGCGGGCCGTAACGGCTCTGCTTCTCGTATTCGCGGCGATCGGTCTGGCCTCCTGTGTCACGCTTTCGGGGCAGTCAGATCTGGAACGGGAGGTAAGTTACCTGAGGAGAGACGTGGACGACCTGATGAGTGCGCGATACGATGAGAAAGCCGCGTCCGGGGCGAACTACGATATCCTCTCGGAAGAGGTGAGGGAGCTTCGCGGCTCGTATGAACTTCTCCAGCACGAGTCGGACAGCCAGGCCGATGAGCTTTCCATCCTGTCGGATGTGGTAAACAGGACCATCGTCGACCTGGAAAACCGCCTGTACGCCATCGAAACCAGGCTTGCGGCCATCGAGGCGGAGCTGGGGATCACACCATCATCGGCGCCCGTGACAACACCCCCGACGACGCCGGATACCGCCCCGGCGCCGCCATCACCCGCAACGACCCCTCCTGCGGATACCACTCCCACACCTTCCCCCATCGGCAAAGAGGGAGACAAAATCTACTACGCCGCGTATGAACGGTATCAGGACGGCGACTACACCGATGCAATCAACGATTTTTCCACCTTTATCGCCACCTATCCCGAATCCTCCCTGGCCGACAACGCACAATTTTGGATCGGTGAATGCTATTACTCTCAGGGAGAGTATGAAATGGCCATCCTGGAATATGACAAGGTCATCAACAGCTACCCCGGCGCGGACAAGGTGCCCAGTGCATATCTTAAAATCGGGTATGCCTTTGCCGAGCTGGGAGACGAAGGGAGCGCTCGAGCCTTTTTGATGGAACTCATCGATAAGTATCCGGATGAGCCCCAGTCCGACCTGGCGAAGAAGAAACTGGAAAGCCTCTGA